The DNA region TCGCGGGGCCTGCTGAGCGGCCTCATGGACACCGTCATGAAGCATGTCGTCTGGTAAGTGGAGCCGCACGCCGGCCACGCCTCCCACGCCCCTGCCCGCAGGACTTCCAGGGGGTCGAGGAAAGGGGACAGGCTAAGGAGAGAGAGCCTAGGGGGTGCCCGCTCAGCTGAGGGTCCACAGCCTCAGGCCACACTGACCCTGCGGATGGGACCAGTCCCTCCCTCCAGGGGCTCCCAGAGCAGCCAGAGGTGGCACAGAGAGGGACGCAGGAACCCTGAGAGGGCGACTCCAGAAGAAGGGGGCCTGGGAGGGGAGAATGAAGGGACGAGGGGACGCCTCCCAGTGGAGGGGACAGCTGAGCCAAAGACCTGAAGAAAGTGGCCTTCCAGGAAGGGGGACCAGCCTGGGCAAAGGCATGAGTAGGGACAGCAGAGCAGAAGGGCTGAGGTCACAGCAAGGAGCAAGAGTCCACAGGGCCAGGTCCCAGGGAGGCTTAAGGGTCCGCCAAGAAGTGGAGAGTCACCTCCTAAAGGGCGAGGAGCCATGGCAGAGTGCGGCAAACACAGGTGGAGGACCGTGAGGGGCAAGGCCAGGCTGGAGAGGAGCCACTGGACAGGGCCTGGGATCCGGTCACTGGCCATGCACCCAGGGAAGACAGGACAGACGGAGAGGGAGCAGGCTTGGGGACGGCACTCAGCTGAGCATGATTCTTACTTCTTACCATCCAGGCTGAAGGTGACTTCCGCTGCCATCACCCAGCTGCAGATCCAGCCCTCAGACCAGGACCAGGAGCTAGTAATCAAGATCCCCCTGGACATGGTAGCCGGATTCAACACGTGAGTGACCCCTCAGTCAGGCAGTGGGCCTGACGGGTTGGTCCACTCAGTCTCCTCCCCCATGCAAGTATCTAAAAAAGATAGTCCCTAGAAGAGCAactgcaaaggtcctgaggccaGGATATACTCATCTTGTCCAAAGAATGGCAAAGAGAAGGGTTGCAGCAGGGAGAGGGGCCAGAGATGAGGTCGACGGGCAACTGAGGCCAGATTATGCCAAGATTCAGGGGCCCAGGTAAGGCCTTGGCTTTCGCTGAGATGCATAGGAGCCACGGAGGGTCTCAGCCCAGGAGGGGCAGGACATGGCCGAACATTCCTCACGCCTCCTTCTGCAGACTATGGGGAAAGCAGACTGTGGGGGGCAAAAGTGGAGCAGGGAGGCCTCCTAGAAGATACCACAAGAGCTCAGGAGGGGATGGTGGTGGCTTAGACCAGGCCCAGTCAGGATGGCACTCAGGCCTTGCTGCCGCCGCCCCCAGGCCCCTGGTCAAGACCATTGTGGACATGCACATACAGTCTGAGGTGGAAGCCCGCATCAGAGTGGACAGCGAGCAGGTGGGCCCCTCGGCCCTCGTCCTCAGCGACTGCTTCAACAGACAGGGCAGCCTGCACATCAGCCTGCTCCACAAGTGAGTCTCTAGCCACGCCGGCTCCCCTAGACCCCGAGGGAGGCCGGGCCGTGGCCTGCTTCCATTTAAAGATGGGGAACACGAGGCTTAGAGAAAGAAGGGGACGGGTCCCTCCTGGTTCCTGACCTGGGGCTCCTCCCAGGGAATCTGGGCTGGGGCTtggaggtagagcgctcgcctggcatgcatgaggctcttccttcctccctgcacTCTAGGGAGGTGCTTTCTAGCAGGAGACCCTTCCTGATCTCCCCACTCTCCTCTCCCCAAGGATCTCCTTCTGGGTCAGCCCCTTAGCGGATAAAGTCACCAGCCTCCTGATGCCAGCCCTGCCCAAACTGGTGAAGACCCAGGTGAGTGACATCTGGCCTCTCTGGACTATGAAGGCTGCGCCCCCTGTGGGACTAGGGTGGAACTGCAAGCTGGTGCCAAGGGGTTGAATAATTCCTTCAGTAAAGCTCAAGGGCAATGGATTGGACACTGGCCCAGCTGGCCCAGGGCAGTCAAGGAAATGGAGCAGCCGGGAGGCCTTGATCAGTGTTGTGCTGATAAATTGTTTAACGATTTTCCCTGGAGGAGTTGAGGGGCGCCCTGATCTTCCTGATTTATCTGCTGGTGTAAATCCTCCCTCCTTTTAAACTACCAATGTGACGTCActgagcagagctgggcagagaTGCACAGTGGCACATTTCCTCCAGAGAGCTAAAACAGAGGCAGCCTCAAGGGcaacaaataattgaaaaagatAGCAGAACTCCTGGGGAATCATGAGATTTAAAACtgtattctgttcttttttttcggGGAGagtgtactggagattaaacccagggcactcaaccactggagACTAaacccaagccacatccccaagccctttgtatttatttacacagggtcttgctgagttgcttagggccttgctaagttgctgaggctggctttgaactcgcgaacctcctgcctcagcctcccgagccgctgggcttacaggtgtgcaccgcacCCGGCTCaattcattttaacataaatttttattttaagtttatataattgaattttaaagaatGCCTGGGTTCAGCACCCACCtcaaaaattcctgaaaatttaacaACTTGTCCTTAAACGTCCTTGCCAGCTCTAGCATGCCACTGTCATGCACCAATCTGGGTGAGTCAACCAGGTCCTGTTGGAGTTCTTTTTCTGAGTCAGTAAGCATAGGGGACTTTCATTTGCCATGCCCCTGATGTGTCAcagttaaaatgaaattttgtaaattggaTTCATCACATTCCCAGTGATTTCTGCTGTGAATGCCTAGATTCGGTCATGATGGTGGGTCACCCTCAGGGGGCCAAACACCTTGGCAaccagttgattttttttttataagacctTTTTAATTGAAAAGATGGTATAATAGCTAAGGTGATTTGGGGAGAGAAATACCCATAATCCTCCACtcttgccagcctcagcaatttagtgagaccctaagcaacttggcaagaccctgtcttataataaaaaatttaaaagggctggggatgtggctcagtggttaagtgtccctgggttcaatccctggtaccaaagaaagaaagaaacaacccTGGTTCTGCGAATGCAAGCTACTTTCTGCAGTACCTTATTGGAAGAGGGTGAGGAGGGAAAGAGGCAGGAGATGGGAGGTTTTGAACGCGAGTTAATATAAATGTGCAGCATCAAAGTCAAGGCCAAGGTCTGTTGTTGTTAGAATTTTGAGGCTCCTATTTGTTAGCAAAGGTACGTACCCAGGGAGGGTTTCAAAGGGAACGTGAAAGTGAATAATTTCATATGATTGTCTTTTCttatgtgaggtttttttttaagcccTTTATTTTTCTATGCAAAGGCAGGAATTCCTTTCCCCACACTCTATTTACTTATAGCTGTACATACTGGTGGGGTTTGATGGGAGGTATTTGTACCTGCCCACAGTACAACAATGTAATCTGCCCAGTATCAGTCCCCAGCAGGTCCccatctctcccctcctcccacgccctggtccctttcctctcttccaCTGATCTCCTATAGATTTTCAGGAGTTCCTCCGACCcccacttttttcctttctcctcttgagcttccacatatgggagaaaaacatgtgacccttgaccttctgaattggcttatttcacttaacacagtggtttcaagttccatccatgttCCTGTAAATGacctaatttcattttgctttttggcTGAACAGAACCCCACTGCGCACATAGACCACATCTGCTTGACCCTTCCCCGACTCAGGGACACCTAGGCCGGTCCCTGTAAACCAGCTGCTGTAACCGCAGGTGGTGTGGACCACCAGAGCAGGCGACTTTGATTCTTTAGATGAATgccaaggagtggggtagctggggcCTAGGGTGGTTCCAGGGGCAGGAAATTCTTCAAGTGGGGCCCAGGTGCAAATTTTCTCCCAGCCTCCGGGGAAGGGGGGAAATGTAACTAATCcggcattatattttaaaatccaagaATATTTTCCTCAAATTTCCTATTTAATACCTAAAAACATAGAAAAGATGGCAAGAACTTGGAATTATAAAATGCTCTTTGCATGGGACCTGTCTGTGGCTCAGGGGAAAAGCCAAGTGTGGGAAACCTCCCGTTTATCACCATGGTTTCCCACGTAATTCGCTGGCTCTGCCATGAGGGTCCCGTCAAGATTTTCTTTGGCATGAAGGGAGAGGCTCGCAGTCAGCGGGTGAGTGCGTGGAGGGGCTCATCTGGAAAATGCAGAAGCCCTTTTCCATGTAGACTGGAGGCTCTCAGCCCTGCCTGCACCTCAGAGCCATCCGAAGGGTTAAATTTGGGGGGGTGACTGGCCCCGCCCCTATTCAGATGCAATTGGCTTGGTGGGACCCTGTGTCCTAGAGGACTCACATGAATTGTGGAATTATAGGAGAAAATGCAGAGGAGGCCAGAGACAGTGGATCCCCTGCTCTTCACGGGAAAGGTATCCCCAGATTACATGCTGGGAGTCTCTCAGCCGATTCCTCCTAGGTTCTGGGTTGGTAAAAGCAGACAGGAACAGGGAATAGTGATGCATAGAAAAAGTTGCACTGTGGGCTGGGAGAGGTGCACATGACTAtactcccagcaactcaggaggctgaggcaggaggattacaggtgGAATGCGGCCTCAACAAGTAAGCAAGAATctcactgtctcaaaaaagactgagatgtagctcagtggtaaagcacccctgggttaatccccagtaccaaaaataaaagtaagaaagcCCTCAGTCAAAATGCACTCATTCCTGGAAAGTATTAAGAAATGATTAACTAGGACAATGGTACCTAAAATAAAATGACCTCAACAATCTTGGAGCACCATCCAGAAAACAGGATGCCTCGGGGCAGGAAACAGGCCTTTGGGTCCCACAAGCTGGCAAGTCAAATATCCAGCCCCCTTAAGCAGAATAGGAGAGGCAGGGGCCTCAACTTGGTCCCACCAACTCTCGCGCTGGTTCACACTGTCATGGGGGCTGAGCTGTTCCAGAAGGGACTTTCGAGGACTATTCTGTGAGTAACCAAATTGTTTACTTCCTTTAAGGAAAATCTGTGAATGAGACAAGGCGCTCTGGGAGGGGAGCTGGACTGCCAGGCACACCAAGACACAGGGCAAAGGTCACAACACTGCCAAGGGTCCCAGATGGCTCAGGGCCCTGCAGTGGATTCTGGGCAGCAGGGAAGGCCGGGGAGTGGAGAACCAGGTGGCTATGGGGCTGGGTTCTGCCTCCCGGCTGAAGGAGCCGTTTTGCTCTTACAGCTGTGTCCCGTGATCCAGGCAGCCTTCAAGGACATGTTCCAAGACTTCCTGAAGCTGGTGAAGGGTAGGTGCCCGGCTCCCTCCCCTAACTTTTCCCTGACCTAGGTGGGTGGCCTCCAGGCTCTGCCTTCACCAGGCCTCCCCAGGCCAACCGGTAGAGGACCAGCAGGGAGGAATCCATGACTCGGCAAGGTTCTAGGGAGGCCTGCGGGACCCCTGATGAACCCAAATTCGAATCTCTGCTCTTCCATGACCTTGGGGACCTCAGtcctccatctgtaaaatggagcttACATTCCCTACTTCATAGGACTGTAGGTGAGAATTAAAAGTTTACTGAAGGTTCCAGGAACATAGCAGGTGCCCGGCTTGGCACCCAGAGGGACTCACAAGTGCTGGCTGAGTGACAGATGGACGGGGCAGAGGAGAGGGGGCGAGTGGACAACACAGCGACCACCGTGTGCTACTAGAGAAGGGGAACAGGGAGGAGCCAAGACAGACACCAGGGAGGGCGGTCACCCCTCCTGcccgagagcagagttgggggGACGGGGGTTCTGCCCACCCCCATCCCGAAATCGGCCCCGCTCAGTCCCCGTGGGAGCGGGAATTGACAGGCAAGAAGAAAATTGTAGCACCTGGGATCTAAAGAGGCCCATTCAAGGGCGGCCAGGGAGCCCTGGGCGAGGAGATGGACCGGAGGCGCTTGACGCCAGAGGCCATCGGCTGAGGGACCGGCCGAGGACGGCTGCTCTCCCTCGGCCCGGAGTCGCCCCACTTCGCACacgaggaaaccgaggctcagagcaATGAGGTCGTTTGTCCTGCCCCCAGGGGAAACCGGCGACAGGGGGGAGCTGGAACCCGATTCTTCCCATTGCCAGCGGGTGTGACTCCGTTTTGGTGGTCACTCTTTAGATCCCGCTTTACCCGGAGGAcacggggcgggggcggggcgggcggggctgggaggggagggggcggggcggggctgggaggggcggggcggggctccGTGCAGGCGCGAAGCCTGGCGCCACGGGAAAGAAAACGGGAGGACAGACAGAGGGACCTTCAGAGGCGGGAAGAGACCGTTTCACCCGAGCTCAGACCCAAGTCTGTGTGGCTCCTGGCTCCCACGGTCAGAGTCAAGGTCAGGGATCCCAGGGGGCAGATGGGACGCCACCGCCACCTGGTGGCCATGTGGGGCATCCCGAGGCGAACGCCGGGGACCTGGTGTCCAGCTGCGCCCTGGACGGTGCTGGGTACAGTCCGGTGGGAGAGCGGAGAGTTCTAAGCAGCAGTTCAGGTTTGACATAAGACAGACAGGATCCAAAGCTGCTCCCAGGACGACCGGGCACTTCGTGTCGCTTCTCTGTGCCTTGTTTCCCCTTCTGTAAACGGCGGTAGTAACAGGACCCACCTCCTCAGGTGACCATGGGGATGACAGTTGACAGGTTTACAGGGTTAGCACTGGCACCGCACCCCGCCCAGGGCTCCCCCTCACAGATCTCTCTTCTCCCCGAGCAGTGCCCATCCCCCTGAGCCCGGGAGGCCTGCTGTTTGACCTTCTGTCTTCCAACATCAAGGGCAATGTCATCCAGCTCAACCTGCAGGTGAGCGTCAGGGAACCTCAGAATAAACCGGGACCTTACTGCTCTGCCCTGACCACCCAGGGTTAGACCGCTGGGGGAGAAGACCCTGCTCACTCTCAGGGCTCACGGCCTGGTTTAGAAGTCACAGCAGCCTGAACAGGATTCTGAGGGAGAGGACCAGGAGGGGAACCTAAGGACCAGACACAGAATATGCACCCAGGAGCACTCCCGAACCTGACCCTGAACAGTCCTGCCCATCTCGAAACCTCTGGCAACATTGAAACCAGAGCTCAGAGTAGAGAGGCATCCTGGAAGATCACACAGACCTAAGTTTCCCAGCTCCGTGACTTCCTGGCTGTGTGATATTGGGCAAGTTTcttcacctctctgaacctcagtttccttagctGTAAAGGTAAATACTATTAGTCACTGAGGAGAGAATAAAATGAGACCACAGAGGACCTGACAGGAAGTTCCCAGTAACTGTCCTCTAAAAAAATAGAGCTGCACACCCATCTGGGGGTGGTCTCCCTGAAGGGTAAGGCTAACTGGGGTAAATCCGGAATAGTTCTGAGGAATCCTTTGGAGAATTGCAGCATCCAATATTTCCACCCATTTTGTTACAATTTTGAGTTATCCCCTCATTGAAAGGATTTGAGGTGTCTGAGAAGttgaaatatgtgaaaaataagatATTCCAATTGAAAGGCATGGCACTACATGCTTaaagtcccagctacttgggaggctgaggcaggaggatcacttgaaccccgTAGTTCAGGGCCAGCCTAGGCATAGAACAAGACCCCAActcttaaattaaaacaaaatccagaGGTCATTCAGGTGGCATAGATATTGCCAGACCCCTGGCATAACTCAAGGCACTGAATTCCAAGCTAAGATTCCTGACAACAGATGCAAAAAGGGAAACAGGCTGAATGGTGTCTGAGTGCATTTTGTGTTGTGATAACAAGCACCTGAGACCGAATAATTTATAAAcactttaagtttatttttacacATGGTCTGGAAACTGGGAAGTCCTAGAGCATGGTGTCAGCATCCAGCAAGGGCTTTCAAGCTTGCATCACTCCATggaggaaggcagaagggcaagacAGCAAAAGCAACAGAGGGCCAAGTTCACTTCCATCACAGCCCGCGCTGGCGAAAACATCAGTAACCCATCAGTCGTGACCTAATCGCCTTGTAGGGCCCTGCCTCTCAATCCTGTTGTCCTGGAGATTGTTTCcgacacatgaactttgggggacacatttgAGTCACAGCAGTGTCATTTCCTGCCAGATTGTCATTGGGCAAGCTGTGCAGTTCAGGTTCCCAACTCCCTCCTGCTCCGTGTCTTCTCAGGCCAAGCTGCTGGACTCCCAGAGCAAGGTGACCAAGTGGCTCAACGACTCTTCGGTGTCCCTGGTGATACCCCCCATGGACTGCGCCCCGTTCAGCTTCGTCATGAGGCAGGATGTCCTGAATGCggtggtggctgttctgctcccTCCAGATAAACTCACGGTCCTGTTGGACTACGTGGTAAGCCTGggtggggacagagctggggcCCCTGCTGCGGCAGCGTCTGCTGGAACTCAGGGGACATGAGGTGTGGTCGTATCCCTCCCTCTGACCTCCAGCTCCGAGCGGGAAACCTCTGTGACATGGGGCTCTGGCCTGGAGTCTGAAGCACGTATTTCCTCTACCAAAGAGTCCTGGGGGGCGAAGGGCACTGTAGCTCTGAGTGGTCCAGGGACGGTGGTTCTGCCGCTGTTCCCCACCATGTGACCTGTGGCGGACTTCCCTGACGGATCTGGCCCTCCTGGCCACCGAGCCCAGATGCCACCTTGAGATCAGCACAGAAGGCTGGAGCCCAGCCGTGGCCACCTCCTCGGCGGAGCTGCTGGGGAAGCCGAGGTCCAGAGGGAAAGGCTGGGCTGAGTTCTGGAGGGGACAGGTCCTGCTCTGCGGACAGAGGACACATACCAAGTCCTCAGGGTCCACGCTCAGGATTCGGGGCTGGGACAGTGAACAGAGGGTCAGTGGTCACTAGCGATCACATTTGTGGCTGCAGCAAGCACTGGAGTCACTTTTGTGCGTCTTCTGGGAGCGAGGAGCCCAGCCACCACCAACCACGGCCGGAAGGTCACCAGGGACCCCAGGCCCCAGGGCGGCTGACCCAGGGGATATTTTTGCACCACTGACAGTGGCCTGGGCCCAGGGATCACCCAGCTTCTGAGGGGTTCTGGGACAGCTTCCTCCCAGCAGTGGGGTGCAGCCCACCGCCCTGGCTTCCTCTCGCCCACAGCTCCCTGACCTGGCCAAGGAGCTGAAGTCGAGCATCAAGGAGATCAGCGAACAGGTGGGTCCCTCACACGGGCAGCCCCGTGGGTCTCGCTGCCAGGGGCTTCCAGAGATCACTGTCGTCTTTCACCACTGGGGACGCTCACGACAGACCCGGCCCCCGAGGGTTCTATCTAGTCAGGCCGTTAGGTCGAATGATCACACAGAGCTTCATCCCTGTGCACCTGAAGGGCGGGGGCTGGGGCCTCGAGAGGCCCTTGGAGGTCCCACGCTGTCCACTGTCCTTCCAGGCCGCAGAGATGCTGGACCGCACCCAGCTGGTGAAGTTCCAGACTCGGAAGACCCCCCAGCTGCTGCTGAGCCAGGACGGCGCCCAGGCAGTCCAGCTGATCGTGTTGGACCTGTTTCCCACCAATAAAGCCCAACGGCCGCTCTTCACCCTGGGCATCGTGAGTGTGGTTGTGTGTGGCACGGGTGGCAACCTGGGGCTCTCCTGTTCACCACTCTTGTCACCCGGAGGGGCAGCTCTGAACCAAGAGTCAGGAGCTTTGGGGACCCAACTCTGACCTTGTGACTTTATTAGTCAGGGATCTTTGGACAGAAACTCgactcacatgcacaaaaaaGAGTTGTATTCAACTCATATAACTGAAAGGTCCAGAAGGGATTGGCTTCGGGAATAGCTGGATCCAGGTGCTCAAACAATTTCATCTTCATCTGTGCTGCCTCCAGCCTCAGGCAGACTGTCTGCTCCTGGAAACACCCCCAGCTGCCTCAGGCCCCTATCAACTTCCCAGTCCCAGCAGGAGGAATTTCTCTTTCCCAGTAGCTCCAGCAAATGTCTCAGGGATGAGTCTCATTGGCTGAGCATAGGTCATGTGCCTGTGGAATCTGGaaaatgaaatatggaaattttCTGACATGGAGCACACACCTGCTGGGGATTGGAAGTTGACTCCATCTACACCgcatggagagagagaaggataagTCCTCTCCCGATGTCTAAACGGGAGTAAATGATCTCCAaggaagttctattttttttttttttttctggtaccggggattgaactcagggtcactcacccactgagccacatccccagccctactttgtattttatttagagacagggtctcactgagtagcttagtgcctcactgttgctggggCCGGCTTTGAACCCGTgaccctccagcctcagcctcctgagccgctgggattacaggtgtgcacactggGCCCGGCTCCAAGGAAGTTCTTAACTGATGTCGTCAGCAGCCCCAGCAGTTCAGATCTCAGACACCTCATATTGGCACGTGGGGGCGCTGGGGGGGACGTGGGGTGGGGATCATGGAAGGACAAGCCTAGCAGGAGGCCCCAGGAGCAGGTGATTTATTGAAAGAAGCAGATCAGGGCAGGGGAGGGTCTGAGCAAAGATGAGTCTCAGCTGGAGAGTCCACGGCTTGACCCCAGAAGGGGCATGGATGGCAGCACGCTGAGTCCCCCTGAGGCCAGAAGGCAGCCTTTCTCACCCGTCATCAGTCACCATTGGCCACCAGCCCAGGGGCAGGGGTCACAGAGCCTCCCAGCAAGGCAGCTCCATTCAAGCAAGGGAAATGCCCCAGGGAAGGGACAGCTGTGACCTATAGTGGCCAACACCGGGGGGCAGCGGAGGTCGGAGATGAGGCAGAACTCATGGCTGGCGCTGGGCAGCGGAGACCTGAGCCCAGCTTCACAAGGAGCCGGCCAGCGCCTGGTTGTTAAAGGAGTGACACTGTCCTTACAGCTGGGTCTCCCGCACAGCCTGCAGTTAGCCCGTGTCAGTGTCACTGGAAAGTCCAGAAGCGAGGCCAGTCCCAGATGTGCATCTGCCGGGCGccatggcgcacacctgtgatcccagtggctctggaggctgaggcaggaggatctcaaactcaaagccagcctcagcctttagtgaggccctcagcaacttggcaagaccctgtctcaaaataaaaaatgaaaagggctgggatggggctcagtggttacacgtccctgggttcaatccctggtacaaaaaatagaGAGATGGGCATCAACTTGACCCCTGGCCTGGGGTGGCCTGAAGGCAAGGGGTAGCCCAGGTCTTTGTGAAGGTCCAGGATGCGTGCCCCTAGGCCACTATGCCCGACCTGTGGACCACTCATTCCTGGGCCCCGGGCTCAAGTGGATGCAGGCCTGGGCCCCGTACTGGGGCTAGCGTGGCTTCTGGACAGTCCAGTGACACTAACCTTGGCTAACAGGCAGCAGGGCCTTCCTGGTCCTGTCTGTCCCCAGTTTCCTCGCCTGTGCCGTAGGGAACAGCAGGCCCAGGCAGGGTGACAGGATCAGAGGAGAGAGAAACCAAGACCCTCAAGCTTTGCTGACACTGAGCGGGGGCCCGTGCTCATCTTCGCCGTCATCCCTGGGACGCGCTGTGTTGTCATCTATTGGGTGGGGACAGCAGAGACAAGTACTGTCCCGTTTCACAGATGTGGaaagtgaggcccagagagggcaaaCTCTCTCCCGAGGGGCCAGCCGCTGAGGTCCAGACCAGGTGTGCTGGACCCCAGAGCCTCCTCgggtccccccaccccacaccctctTCAGAGGGACAGAGCGTGGCTTCTCTTGTTGCAGGAAGCGAAATCAGAAGCTCAGTTTTACACCGAAGGTGACCAACTTGTGCTCAGCTTTAATGACATCAGGTGAGGTGCATCGCCGCGGAGCTCCTACAGCCGAAATGAGCGCTTCCCCCACCCCGACCGTGGGCCTGAGTGCCCAGAGGTGGAGCTCAGTGGGTGCTGCCCAGGCTGGGCGGCGAGTGCCTTGCTGGATCTCCTGCCACCGACCACTGAATGCAGGGGACAGGGAAGGACAGGGAAGGGCCTCCCAGCAGCCTCGGGGTGAGCCGGCCCTGCTCAGGATCGGCCTGCGGGGCACCATCCCCAGGCCTCGGGCAGCCCAGACTGGACACCTCCAAGACAGCAGCAGTGACAGCCCTTGGAGCCCAGCACAGAAGTGCCTCTGTGCCCCTGCAGTTGTCCCCCGTCCCACCACCCTCCTCTGCCCTAGAGCAAGTTCAGGGTCGTGCACTGGAGCCTCGCAGGATAAACCAGGCTCGGGGCGAGGTGTGATCAGTCCCCACGAGGCTGGAGTTTGTAAATTTGCTGTAACATAGACGTCAGACCACTTGGCCGCGCTGGGCTTGCCCTCCCTCCACAGCCACAACCCTGAACGGGGAGCAAGGGGACCTTCTAGGATGGCCTGGGCTCCCCTGTGGGGCTCTTGTGTGTATCCTGGAGCGGCACCTGCCACTGAGGCCTGCGCCGTGCCTGgtacacagcaggtgctcagtaagtaGCCGGTGGCCGCACGGCTGGGGTTCCCGGGGCCACCTCACGGGCATCTTTTGTTGCAGCATCGAGCGGATGCAACTGATGAACTCGGACATTAAACTATTCAACGTAAGTATCCACAGTCGTCCCCACGGCCACAGGGGCTCCCACCAGAATGGCCCGTTCTGCAAAGAGACATTGCCCAGGACTAGCTTCAGATGAGACCCCAACAGCTCGGTACCTGCGGGTCACCTACCCAAGCCCCCAGCTCTGTGGGCACTGGCTGGGCATCTGCTGTGTCGGCCTCAAACCCTGCCGGACCCACCCCAGGAACCAGGGCAGCCCCTTCTCTCGGACCCCGTTTGCCGTCGGGGTCCAGCTGCACGAGCGATCTCGCACTCGCGGAATCTTCtctgatgttttctctgatctttatgtttttttgttgtttgtttgtttttgttttttggtaccagggatcgaactcaggggcacttggccactgagccccatccccagccctattttgtgttttatttagagacagggtctcactgagttgctaggcccctcgctgttgctgaggctggctttgaactcaccatcctcccgtctcagcctcctgagcccctgggattacagcctgggccactgcccctggctgttttggtttttaatcaatattttaaaacaaagacatttctatGCGCCCGTGGGGCTCTGAATTCCCTAGAAGTTAGGAACGCAGGCAAGGCAGGGCCAGGTTCCCTTGGAGCATCTGATAGAGCGGTGGATGGAGCCCCGGGTGGGGTGCACCTGGCCCTCCACCTGCGGGGACCCTGGGCGGCCGAGTCCTTCCTCGTCCCGTCTGTGCAGCCGCGGCATCCTCTGCAGCTCAGACTCGCAGGGGACCTGAGATTCCAGGGTCTCTGGCTCTGCCCTCACCCTGGGGCTGACCTGCACCCACCGGAATGGCCAGGAGGACCTAGGGCTCAGCCGGGGTGACGGGTC from Ictidomys tridecemlineatus isolate mIctTri1 chromosome 5, mIctTri1.hap1, whole genome shotgun sequence includes:
- the Bpifb1 gene encoding BPI fold-containing family B member 1, with product MGLCHLPPATTTPGKMAVQWTATLLCGLLAATLAQATFSPPAVLNLGPDVIKERLTQKLKHHEATTILQQLPLLSAMQEESSRGLLSGLMDTVMKHVVWLKVTSAAITQLQIQPSDQDQELVIKIPLDMVAGFNTPLVKTIVDMHIQSEVEARIRVDSEQVGPSALVLSDCFNRQGSLHISLLHKISFWVSPLADKVTSLLMPALPKLVKTQLCPVIQAAFKDMFQDFLKLVKVPIPLSPGGLLFDLLSSNIKGNVIQLNLQAKLLDSQSKVTKWLNDSSVSLVIPPMDCAPFSFVMRQDVLNAVVAVLLPPDKLTVLLDYVLPDLAKELKSSIKEISEQAAEMLDRTQLVKFQTRKTPQLLLSQDGAQAVQLIVLDLFPTNKAQRPLFTLGIEAKSEAQFYTEGDQLVLSFNDISIERMQLMNSDIKLFNPELLKGIVTKILNSALLITENGKLRTGIPMLIPKALGYGSVTPCVIKDALVLAPATSWALPVSQ